A DNA window from Hemibagrus wyckioides isolate EC202008001 linkage group LG11, SWU_Hwy_1.0, whole genome shotgun sequence contains the following coding sequences:
- the LOC131362286 gene encoding neurturin, whose amino-acid sequence MRGARAGRRKDGKRWWNQQDPITTSAQCHLTYWKVIFLMSVCLLEIVAGERHAEKREDSHSTTLMAQREQRRPSWAALYDPSLAEEGEEYRARWHRSLADVSVAFRKSRKERKNRKRQRENLNQDCHLEKKQMRVRDLGLGYDSDEIVLFKYCVGTCMSSRRNYDLALKILTENGSIMGRDVSTHPCCRPTRFEAVSFMDTRTNWQTIRWLSAANCSCVG is encoded by the exons ATGGCAAGAGGTGGTGGAATCAGCAGGATCCCATTACAACATCTGCCCAGTGTCACCTGACCTACTGGAAG GTGATTTTCCTAATGAGTGTCTGTCTGCTGGAGATTGTGGCTGGGGAAAGACATGCAGAGAAGAGGGAAGACTCACACTCTACCACACTAATGGCCCAAAGAGAGCAGAGACGACCTTCATGGGCTGCACTCTACG ATCCATCCTTGGCAGAGGAAGGAGAAGAATACAGGGCCAGATGGCATCGGTCTCTAGCAGACGTTTCTGTGGCTTTTCGAAAATCCCGCAAAGAGCGCAAGAACCGAAAACGGCAGCGAGAAAATCTGAACCAGGACTGTCACCTTGAGAAGAAACAGATGCGTGTGCGCGACCTGGGCTTGGGCTATGATTCAGACGAAATTGTGCTCTTTAAGTATTGTGTAGGGACATGCATGAGCTCACGGAGGAATTATGACTTGGCGCTTAAAATTCTAACTGAGAACGGCAGCATCATGGGCCGTGATGTGAGCACTCATCCGTGCTGTAGGCCAACGCGCTTTGAGGCTGTGTCTTTCATGGACACCCGAACAAACTGGCAAACCATCCGGTGGCTTTCAGCAGCCAACTGCAGCTGTGTGGggtga